The proteins below come from a single Xenopus tropicalis strain Nigerian chromosome 9, UCB_Xtro_10.0, whole genome shotgun sequence genomic window:
- the adarb1 gene encoding double-stranded RNA-specific editase 1 (The RefSeq protein has 1 substitution compared to this genomic sequence) codes for MKTHFELSAIRHSRNQQKYFTMDVDDDENLSSSSADVKENRMDGASAKEGSGQATGDGAQLSNGSEGSNSRKRPLEEGNNGHSKFRPKKRKKIPGPVLPKNALMQLNEIKPGLQYKLISQTGPVHAPVFIMTVEVNGQVFEGSGPTKKKAKLNAAEKALRSFVQFPNASEAHLAMGRTLSVNTDFTSDQADFPDTLFNGFEKPEQSEHVFFLGSNGNESFNSANDYSLSMIGSSNFIQSPLPTPSLFPPASGKNPVMILNELRPGLKYDFVSESGESHAKNFVMSVTVDNETFEGSGRNKKLAKARAAQSALASLFNMHLDQTPSRQPIPSEGLQLHLPQVLADAVSRLVVDKFSDLTDNFTSPHARRKVLAGVVMTTGTDVKDAQVICVSTGTKCINGEYMSDRGLALNDCHAEIISRRSLVRFLYTQLELFLSTKEDQQRSIFMKSERGGFKLKDNVQFHLYISTSPCGDARIFSPHEAGQEDQGDRHPNRKARGQLRTKIESGEGTIPVRSSSTIQTWDGVLQGERLLTMSCSDKLARWNVVGIQGSLLSLFVEPIYLSSIILGSLYHGDHLSRAVYQRISDIEDLPHLYALNKPLLSGISNAEARQPGKAPSFSVNWAVGDSGLEVINATTGKDEMGRASRLCKHALYSRWMRIHAKLSSSVRCKIGKLNVYHDTKHSAVEYQSAKECVFKVFQKSGLGAWVKKPIEQDQFSLNV; via the exons GTTCAAGCAGCGCCGATGTTAAGGAAAATCGCATGGATGGAGCTTCAGCAAAAGAAGGAAGTGGCCAAGCCACCGGGGATGGGGCTCAGCTTTCCAATGGGAGTGAGGGAAGCAACAGCAGAAAACGGCCTTTAGAAGAAGGCAACAATGGCCATTCCAAGTTCCGTCCTAAGAAGAGGAAGAAAATTCCAGGCCCTGTGTTGCCAAAAAATGCTCTAATGCAACTGAATGAAATTAAGCCTGGCTTACAGTACAAACTTATTTCTCAGACAGGACCTGTCCATGCACCTGTCTTTATTATGACTGTTGAAGTAAATGGGCAAGTTTTTGAAGGTTCAGGACCTACTAAGAAGAAGGCTAAACTTAATGCTGCCGAGAAGGCTTTAAGGTCATTTGTGCAATTCCCAAATGCATCAGAAGCTCATCTAGCAATGGGCAGAACTCTGTCTGTTAATACTGATTTTACCTCTGACCAAGCGGACTTTCCAGATACTCTGTTTAATGGATTTGAAAAACCAGAACAGTCCGAGCATGTTTTTTTCTTGGGCTCTAATGGAAATGAATCCTTTAATTCTGCAAATGACTATAGCTTATCGATGATTGGAAGCAGTAATTTTATTCAGTCTCCCCTTCCAACACCATCTTTGTTCCCACCAGCTAGTGGAAAAAATCCTGTAATGATTTTAAATGAGCTTCGTCCTGGCCTTAAATACGACTTTGTCTCAGAGAGTGGTGAAAGTCATGCCAAGAACTTTGTGATGTCTGTAACTGTAGACAATGAAACATTTGAAGGATCTGGAAGGAACAAGAAGCTTGCAAAGGCGAGAGCAGCACAGTCTGCCCTTGCATCGCTTTTTAACATGCACTTGGATCAGACCCCATCCAGACAGCCTATTCCAAGTGAAGGCCTACAATTACATTTACCCCAG GTTCTGGCTGATGCTGTTTCCCGCTTGGTTGTGGACAAATTCAGTGACTTGACTGATAATTTTACATCACCACATGCACGTCGTAAAGTTCTTGCTGGAGTTGTCATGACAACAG GAACAGATGTTAAAGATGCCCAAGTCATATGTGTTTCCACTGGAACTAAGTGTATTAACGGGGAGTACATGAGTGATCGAGGCCTTGCTCTAAATGATTGCCATGCTGAAATTATATCTCGCAGGTCGCTAGTTCGATTTCTCTACACACAGCTTGAGCTGTTTTTAAG CACCAAGGAAGACCAGCAAAGGTCTATATTTATGAAGTCGGAACGTGGAGGATTTAAGCTTAAGGATAATGTTCAGTTTCATCTGTATATTAGTACATCGCCCTGTGGAGACGCTCGTATTTTCTCACCCCATGAAGCTGGGCAGGAAG accAAGGAGATCGGCATCCTAACCGGAAAGCAAGAGGGCAGCTTCGTACCAAAATAGAATCTGGAGAAGGCACCATACCAGTTCGATCAAGCAGTACCATCCAGACATGGGATGGGGTTTTACAAGGAGAGAGATTGCTTACAATGTCCTGCAGTGACAAGTTAGCAAG GTGGAATGTTGTAGGAATCCAGGGATCCCTGCTCAGTCTGTTTGTTGAACCAATTTACCTGTCAAGTATTATCTTGGGTAGCCTATATCATGGTGACCACCTGTCAAGGGCTGTCTACCAGCGGATATCGGATATAGAAGATTTACCCCATCTTTATGCACTCAATAAACCCTTATTAAGTG GAATAAGCAATGCTGAAGCACGACAGCCTGGCAAAGCCCCCAGCTTCAGTGTGAACTGGGCAGTTGGAGACTCAGGCCTTGAAGTTATTAATGCTACTACAGGCAAAGATGAAATGGGGCGTGCATCGCGCTTATGCAAGCATGCTCTGTACAGCCGATGGATGAGAATTCATGCTAAG TTGTCTTCCAGTGTGAGATGTAAAATCGGGAAACTTAACGTTTACCATGATACCAAACATTCTGCGGTAGAATACCAGTCTGCAAAAGAATGTGTCTTCAAAGTCTTTCAGAAGTCAGGACTGGGAGCCTGGGTTAAAAAACCCATAGAGCAGGACCAGTTTTCTCTAAATGTTTAA
- the adarb1 gene encoding double-stranded RNA-specific editase 1 isoform X3, translated as MDGASAKEGSGQATGDGAQLSNGSEGSNSRKRPLEEGNNGHSKFRPKKRKKIPGPVLPKNALMQLNEIKPGLQYKLISQTGPVHAPVFIMTVEVNGQVFEGSGPTKKKAKLNAAEKALRSFVQFPNASEAHLAMGRTLSVNTDFTSDQADFPDTLFNGFEKPEQSEHVFFLGSNGNESFNSANDYSLSMIGSSNFIQSPLPTPSLFPPASGKNPVMILNELRPGLKYDFVSESGESHAKNFVMSVTVDNETFEGSGRNKKLAKARAAQSALASLFNMHLDQTPSRQPIPSEGLQLHLPQVLADAVSRLVVDKFSDLTDNFTSPHARRKVLAGVVMTTGTDVKDAQVICVSTGTKCINGEYMSDRGLALNDCHAEIISRRSLVRFLYTQLELFLSTKEDQQRSIFMKSERGGFKLKDNVQFHLYISTSPCGDARIFSPHEAGQEDQGDRHPNRKARGQLRTKIESGEGTIPVRSSSTIQTWDGVLQGERLLTMSCSDKLARWNVVGIQGSLLSLFVEPIYLSSIILGSLYHGDHLSRAVYQRISDIEDLPHLYALNKPLLSGISNAEARQPGKAPSFSVNWAVGDSGLEVINATTGKDEMGRASRLCKHALYSRWMRIHAKLSSSVRCKIGKLNVYHDTKHSAVEYQSAKECVFKVFQKSGLGAWVKKPIEQDQFSLNV; from the exons ATGGATGGAGCTTCAGCAAAAGAAGGAAGTGGCCAAGCCACCGGGGATGGGGCTCAGCTTTCCAATGGGAGTGAGGGAAGCAACAGCAGAAAACGGCCTTTAGAAGAAGGCAACAATGGCCATTCCAAGTTCCGTCCTAAGAAGAGGAAGAAAATTCCAGGCCCTGTGTTGCCAAAAAATGCTCTAATGCAACTGAATGAAATTAAGCCTGGCTTACAGTACAAACTTATTTCTCAGACAGGACCTGTCCATGCACCTGTCTTTATTATGACTGTTGAAGTAAATGGGCAAGTTTTTGAAGGTTCAGGACCTACTAAGAAGAAGGCTAAACTTAATGCTGCCGAGAAGGCTTTAAGGTCATTTGTGCAATTCCCAAATGCATCAGAAGCTCATCTAGCAATGGGCAGAACTCTGTCTGTTAATACTGATTTTACCTCTGACCAAGCGGACTTTCCAGATACTCTGTTTAATGGATTTGAAAAACCAGAACAGTCCGAGCATGTTTTTTTCTTGGGCTCTAATGGAAATGAATCCTTTAATTCTGCAAATGACTATAGCTTATCGATGATTGGAAGCAGTAATTTTATTCAGTCTCCCCTTCCAACACCATCTTTGTTCCCACCAGCTAGTGGAAAAAATCCTGTAATGATTTTAAATGAGCTTCGTCCTGGCCTTAAATACGACTTTGTCTCAGAGAGTGGTGAAAGTCATGCCAAGAACTTTGTGATGTCTGTAACTGTAGACAATGAAACATTTGAAGGATCTGGAAGGAACAAGAAGCTTGCAAAGGCGAGAGCAGCACAGTCTGCCCTTGCATCGCTTTTTAACATGCACTTGGATCAGACCCCATCCAGACAGCCTATTCCAAGTGAAGGCCTACAATTACATTTACCCCAG GTTCTGGCTGATGCTGTTTCCCGCTTGGTTGTGGACAAATTCAGTGACTTGACTGATAATTTTACATCACCACATGCACGTCGTAAAGTTCTTGCTGGAGTTGTCATGACAACAG GAACAGATGTTAAAGATGCCCAAGTCATATGTGTTTCCACTGGAACTAAGTGTATTAACGGGGAGTACATGAGTGATCGAGGCCTTGCTCTAAATGATTGCCATGCTGAAATTATATCTCGCAGGTCGCTAGTTCGATTTCTCTACACACAGCTTGAGCTGTTTTTAAG CACCAAGGAAGACCAGCAAAGGTCTATATTTATGAAGTCGGAACGTGGAGGATTTAAGCTTAAGGATAATGTTCAGTTTCATCTGTATATTAGTACATCGCCCTGTGGAGACGCTCGTATTTTCTCACCCCATGAAGCTGGGCAGGAAG accAAGGAGATCGGCATCCTAACCGGAAAGCAAGAGGGCAGCTTCGTACCAAAATAGAATCTGGAGAAGGCACCATACCAGTTCGATCAAGCAGTACCATCCAGACATGGGATGGGGTTTTACAAGGAGAGAGATTGCTTACAATGTCCTGCAGTGACAAGTTAGCAAG GTGGAATGTTGTAGGAATCCAGGGATCCCTGCTCAGTCTGTTTGTTGAACCAATTTACCTGTCAAGTATTATCTTGGGTAGCCTATATCATGGTGACCACCTGTCAAGGGCTGTCTACCAGCGGATATCGGATATAGAAGATTTACCCCATCTTTATGCACTCAATAAACCCTTATTAAGTG GAATAAGCAATGCTGAAGCACGACAGCCTGGCAAAGCCCCCAGCTTCAGTGTGAACTGGGCAGTTGGAGACTCAGGCCTTGAAGTTATTAATGCTACTACAGGCAAAGATGAAATGGGGCGTGCATCGCGCTTATGCAAGCATGCTCTGTACAGCCGATGGATGAGAATTCATGCTAAG TTGTCTTCCAGTGTGAGATGTAAAATCGGGAAACTTAACGTTTACCATGATACCAAACATTCTGCGGTAGAATACCAGTCTGCAAAAGAATGTGTCTTCAAAGTCTTTCAGAAGTCAGGACTGGGAGCCTGGGTTAAAAAACCCATAGAGCAGGACCAGTTTTCTCTAAATGTTTAA
- the adarb1 gene encoding double-stranded RNA-specific editase 1 isoform X2, whose product MAEELSAIRHSRNQQKYFTMDVDDEENLSSSSADVKENRMDGASAKEGSGQATGDGAQLSNGSEGSNSRKRPLEEGNNGHSKFRPKKRKKIPGPVLPKNALMQLNEIKPGLQYKLISQTGPVHAPVFIMTVEVNGQVFEGSGPTKKKAKLNAAEKALRSFVQFPNASEAHLAMGRTLSVNTDFTSDQADFPDTLFNGFEKPEQSEHVFFLGSNGNESFNSANDYSLSMIGSSNFIQSPLPTPSLFPPASGKNPVMILNELRPGLKYDFVSESGESHAKNFVMSVTVDNETFEGSGRNKKLAKARAAQSALASLFNMHLDQTPSRQPIPSEGLQLHLPQVLADAVSRLVVDKFSDLTDNFTSPHARRKVLAGVVMTTGTDVKDAQVICVSTGTKCINGEYMSDRGLALNDCHAEIISRRSLVRFLYTQLELFLSTKEDQQRSIFMKSERGGFKLKDNVQFHLYISTSPCGDARIFSPHEAGQEDQGDRHPNRKARGQLRTKIESGEGTIPVRSSSTIQTWDGVLQGERLLTMSCSDKLARWNVVGIQGSLLSLFVEPIYLSSIILGSLYHGDHLSRAVYQRISDIEDLPHLYALNKPLLSGISNAEARQPGKAPSFSVNWAVGDSGLEVINATTGKDEMGRASRLCKHALYSRWMRIHAKLSSSVRCKIGKLNVYHDTKHSAVEYQSAKECVFKVFQKSGLGAWVKKPIEQDQFSLNV is encoded by the exons GTTCAAGCAGCGCCGATGTTAAGGAAAATCGCATGGATGGAGCTTCAGCAAAAGAAGGAAGTGGCCAAGCCACCGGGGATGGGGCTCAGCTTTCCAATGGGAGTGAGGGAAGCAACAGCAGAAAACGGCCTTTAGAAGAAGGCAACAATGGCCATTCCAAGTTCCGTCCTAAGAAGAGGAAGAAAATTCCAGGCCCTGTGTTGCCAAAAAATGCTCTAATGCAACTGAATGAAATTAAGCCTGGCTTACAGTACAAACTTATTTCTCAGACAGGACCTGTCCATGCACCTGTCTTTATTATGACTGTTGAAGTAAATGGGCAAGTTTTTGAAGGTTCAGGACCTACTAAGAAGAAGGCTAAACTTAATGCTGCCGAGAAGGCTTTAAGGTCATTTGTGCAATTCCCAAATGCATCAGAAGCTCATCTAGCAATGGGCAGAACTCTGTCTGTTAATACTGATTTTACCTCTGACCAAGCGGACTTTCCAGATACTCTGTTTAATGGATTTGAAAAACCAGAACAGTCCGAGCATGTTTTTTTCTTGGGCTCTAATGGAAATGAATCCTTTAATTCTGCAAATGACTATAGCTTATCGATGATTGGAAGCAGTAATTTTATTCAGTCTCCCCTTCCAACACCATCTTTGTTCCCACCAGCTAGTGGAAAAAATCCTGTAATGATTTTAAATGAGCTTCGTCCTGGCCTTAAATACGACTTTGTCTCAGAGAGTGGTGAAAGTCATGCCAAGAACTTTGTGATGTCTGTAACTGTAGACAATGAAACATTTGAAGGATCTGGAAGGAACAAGAAGCTTGCAAAGGCGAGAGCAGCACAGTCTGCCCTTGCATCGCTTTTTAACATGCACTTGGATCAGACCCCATCCAGACAGCCTATTCCAAGTGAAGGCCTACAATTACATTTACCCCAG GTTCTGGCTGATGCTGTTTCCCGCTTGGTTGTGGACAAATTCAGTGACTTGACTGATAATTTTACATCACCACATGCACGTCGTAAAGTTCTTGCTGGAGTTGTCATGACAACAG GAACAGATGTTAAAGATGCCCAAGTCATATGTGTTTCCACTGGAACTAAGTGTATTAACGGGGAGTACATGAGTGATCGAGGCCTTGCTCTAAATGATTGCCATGCTGAAATTATATCTCGCAGGTCGCTAGTTCGATTTCTCTACACACAGCTTGAGCTGTTTTTAAG CACCAAGGAAGACCAGCAAAGGTCTATATTTATGAAGTCGGAACGTGGAGGATTTAAGCTTAAGGATAATGTTCAGTTTCATCTGTATATTAGTACATCGCCCTGTGGAGACGCTCGTATTTTCTCACCCCATGAAGCTGGGCAGGAAG accAAGGAGATCGGCATCCTAACCGGAAAGCAAGAGGGCAGCTTCGTACCAAAATAGAATCTGGAGAAGGCACCATACCAGTTCGATCAAGCAGTACCATCCAGACATGGGATGGGGTTTTACAAGGAGAGAGATTGCTTACAATGTCCTGCAGTGACAAGTTAGCAAG GTGGAATGTTGTAGGAATCCAGGGATCCCTGCTCAGTCTGTTTGTTGAACCAATTTACCTGTCAAGTATTATCTTGGGTAGCCTATATCATGGTGACCACCTGTCAAGGGCTGTCTACCAGCGGATATCGGATATAGAAGATTTACCCCATCTTTATGCACTCAATAAACCCTTATTAAGTG GAATAAGCAATGCTGAAGCACGACAGCCTGGCAAAGCCCCCAGCTTCAGTGTGAACTGGGCAGTTGGAGACTCAGGCCTTGAAGTTATTAATGCTACTACAGGCAAAGATGAAATGGGGCGTGCATCGCGCTTATGCAAGCATGCTCTGTACAGCCGATGGATGAGAATTCATGCTAAG TTGTCTTCCAGTGTGAGATGTAAAATCGGGAAACTTAACGTTTACCATGATACCAAACATTCTGCGGTAGAATACCAGTCTGCAAAAGAATGTGTCTTCAAAGTCTTTCAGAAGTCAGGACTGGGAGCCTGGGTTAAAAAACCCATAGAGCAGGACCAGTTTTCTCTAAATGTTTAA
- the adarb1 gene encoding double-stranded RNA-specific editase 1 isoform X1, whose product MASLLAGPCNIGNLFCLMRRRFKRRRRKRSEKKGILIKSMAEELSAIRHSRNQQKYFTMDVDDEENLSSSSADVKENRMDGASAKEGSGQATGDGAQLSNGSEGSNSRKRPLEEGNNGHSKFRPKKRKKIPGPVLPKNALMQLNEIKPGLQYKLISQTGPVHAPVFIMTVEVNGQVFEGSGPTKKKAKLNAAEKALRSFVQFPNASEAHLAMGRTLSVNTDFTSDQADFPDTLFNGFEKPEQSEHVFFLGSNGNESFNSANDYSLSMIGSSNFIQSPLPTPSLFPPASGKNPVMILNELRPGLKYDFVSESGESHAKNFVMSVTVDNETFEGSGRNKKLAKARAAQSALASLFNMHLDQTPSRQPIPSEGLQLHLPQVLADAVSRLVVDKFSDLTDNFTSPHARRKVLAGVVMTTGTDVKDAQVICVSTGTKCINGEYMSDRGLALNDCHAEIISRRSLVRFLYTQLELFLSTKEDQQRSIFMKSERGGFKLKDNVQFHLYISTSPCGDARIFSPHEAGQEDQGDRHPNRKARGQLRTKIESGEGTIPVRSSSTIQTWDGVLQGERLLTMSCSDKLARWNVVGIQGSLLSLFVEPIYLSSIILGSLYHGDHLSRAVYQRISDIEDLPHLYALNKPLLSGISNAEARQPGKAPSFSVNWAVGDSGLEVINATTGKDEMGRASRLCKHALYSRWMRIHAKLSSSVRCKIGKLNVYHDTKHSAVEYQSAKECVFKVFQKSGLGAWVKKPIEQDQFSLNV is encoded by the exons GTTCAAGCAGCGCCGATGTTAAGGAAAATCGCATGGATGGAGCTTCAGCAAAAGAAGGAAGTGGCCAAGCCACCGGGGATGGGGCTCAGCTTTCCAATGGGAGTGAGGGAAGCAACAGCAGAAAACGGCCTTTAGAAGAAGGCAACAATGGCCATTCCAAGTTCCGTCCTAAGAAGAGGAAGAAAATTCCAGGCCCTGTGTTGCCAAAAAATGCTCTAATGCAACTGAATGAAATTAAGCCTGGCTTACAGTACAAACTTATTTCTCAGACAGGACCTGTCCATGCACCTGTCTTTATTATGACTGTTGAAGTAAATGGGCAAGTTTTTGAAGGTTCAGGACCTACTAAGAAGAAGGCTAAACTTAATGCTGCCGAGAAGGCTTTAAGGTCATTTGTGCAATTCCCAAATGCATCAGAAGCTCATCTAGCAATGGGCAGAACTCTGTCTGTTAATACTGATTTTACCTCTGACCAAGCGGACTTTCCAGATACTCTGTTTAATGGATTTGAAAAACCAGAACAGTCCGAGCATGTTTTTTTCTTGGGCTCTAATGGAAATGAATCCTTTAATTCTGCAAATGACTATAGCTTATCGATGATTGGAAGCAGTAATTTTATTCAGTCTCCCCTTCCAACACCATCTTTGTTCCCACCAGCTAGTGGAAAAAATCCTGTAATGATTTTAAATGAGCTTCGTCCTGGCCTTAAATACGACTTTGTCTCAGAGAGTGGTGAAAGTCATGCCAAGAACTTTGTGATGTCTGTAACTGTAGACAATGAAACATTTGAAGGATCTGGAAGGAACAAGAAGCTTGCAAAGGCGAGAGCAGCACAGTCTGCCCTTGCATCGCTTTTTAACATGCACTTGGATCAGACCCCATCCAGACAGCCTATTCCAAGTGAAGGCCTACAATTACATTTACCCCAG GTTCTGGCTGATGCTGTTTCCCGCTTGGTTGTGGACAAATTCAGTGACTTGACTGATAATTTTACATCACCACATGCACGTCGTAAAGTTCTTGCTGGAGTTGTCATGACAACAG GAACAGATGTTAAAGATGCCCAAGTCATATGTGTTTCCACTGGAACTAAGTGTATTAACGGGGAGTACATGAGTGATCGAGGCCTTGCTCTAAATGATTGCCATGCTGAAATTATATCTCGCAGGTCGCTAGTTCGATTTCTCTACACACAGCTTGAGCTGTTTTTAAG CACCAAGGAAGACCAGCAAAGGTCTATATTTATGAAGTCGGAACGTGGAGGATTTAAGCTTAAGGATAATGTTCAGTTTCATCTGTATATTAGTACATCGCCCTGTGGAGACGCTCGTATTTTCTCACCCCATGAAGCTGGGCAGGAAG accAAGGAGATCGGCATCCTAACCGGAAAGCAAGAGGGCAGCTTCGTACCAAAATAGAATCTGGAGAAGGCACCATACCAGTTCGATCAAGCAGTACCATCCAGACATGGGATGGGGTTTTACAAGGAGAGAGATTGCTTACAATGTCCTGCAGTGACAAGTTAGCAAG GTGGAATGTTGTAGGAATCCAGGGATCCCTGCTCAGTCTGTTTGTTGAACCAATTTACCTGTCAAGTATTATCTTGGGTAGCCTATATCATGGTGACCACCTGTCAAGGGCTGTCTACCAGCGGATATCGGATATAGAAGATTTACCCCATCTTTATGCACTCAATAAACCCTTATTAAGTG GAATAAGCAATGCTGAAGCACGACAGCCTGGCAAAGCCCCCAGCTTCAGTGTGAACTGGGCAGTTGGAGACTCAGGCCTTGAAGTTATTAATGCTACTACAGGCAAAGATGAAATGGGGCGTGCATCGCGCTTATGCAAGCATGCTCTGTACAGCCGATGGATGAGAATTCATGCTAAG TTGTCTTCCAGTGTGAGATGTAAAATCGGGAAACTTAACGTTTACCATGATACCAAACATTCTGCGGTAGAATACCAGTCTGCAAAAGAATGTGTCTTCAAAGTCTTTCAGAAGTCAGGACTGGGAGCCTGGGTTAAAAAACCCATAGAGCAGGACCAGTTTTCTCTAAATGTTTAA